In Fragaria vesca subsp. vesca linkage group LG1, FraVesHawaii_1.0, whole genome shotgun sequence, the sequence TGTAAATAAAATTTCTCAGAAAAGAATTAGAGTTAGAAGATAATATAATTTACTAATATAAACTCATATAGTTAACCATGGTTAGAGTGATTAAAGGATAAGACACGTGACATTTAGCTAGATGGGTGGGGAGCAAATTTGTATCCTTAAACTTGAACAAGACAATCACGCTTATTAAGAAAACTTGAACAAGAATCATGAACTTGAACTGAAAATCCTTTAAACTCCCTAAACCTCTATAAATGGCAACGTATCAGACATATTATCGCTAACAGAGATTGTTTTCTTCCTCTCATGTTAAACAATAATCCCTCTCTGCTCGCCAATCTAATTCTTGAAGATGTGCTCCCCACTCTCCCTCAACTCTACCACAACTCAACAAAAATTAGCGACCCCGTTTTCTCTTGGAGCTTTTGTAAAAACACTAGCCATTTCAAGCATAATTGTAATATTGTCTTACATATTGTTCTTTGATCAATCAAATAGTTTTCAACCTTCCAATCTCCTGACAACCTTCAAACAAAGCTTCCCGGCTGTGACTGCACCTCCCGGCAGTCACCCTCCTACGAATTTAAGCCACATTGTGATCGGAATCGTTGGCTCCATGAACACATGGCAGCAGAAAAAAGCATACGTTGAGGCATGGTGGCGGCCTAATGTCACCCGTGGATACCTCTTCTTAGATAGAGCTCCTATCAAACAGTTTCTCCCTTGGCCTTCATCTTTTCCTCCTTTTCGAGTCAACGAGAACATCACCGGATTCAAAGTGTACCCGAAGATTGTGAGTCCGGTCCAAGTACGAATAGTGCGTACAATTTTGGAGATGTTTAGAGAGAGTGACAAGGATGTGAGATGGTACGTCATGGCAGACGATGATACCGTTCTTGTTGTTGATAATTTGGTTGAGGTTCTTGCAAAGTATGACCATACTAAATACCATTACATCGGAACAAGTTCGGAGTGTGTGAGGTCTAATTCTGATTTCTCTTTTGATATGGCATTCCGTGGTGCTGGCTACGCTTTGAGTTACCCACTCGTGGCAGCATTGGCGACAAAGTTAGATGAATGTATTGAGAGATATCCATACTTGGGGTTCAGTGATTTAATGCTACATGAATGTTTAACCGATTTAGGAGTTGCTCTGACGCAAGAAAAGGGCTTTCACCAGGTAATCACTAGTACTTTCTTCCTTGAAACAGCATTCATTAGTTTTGGGATTTCGGTTTTGAAAGACCAGGATCTTTGCTGCTATCTAATCATTCATTGTGATCGATTTAGCTTCTTTTTTTTTTTTTTTCACTGCAATTTAATTCGAGGCTTACTACTGGAACAATTGTAATTACAGATCGATCTCCATGGTGACATATCAGGTCTTCTGTCAAGTCATCCACAGTCTCCATTCCTCTCCCTTCACCACCTTGACACTATTGATCCAATCTTCCCCTCCATGAACCGTTCGGAGTCCATTAACCACCTCATGAAAGCAGTAACAGTAGACCC encodes:
- the LOC101302208 gene encoding uncharacterized protein LOC101302208, with translation MCSPLSLNSTTTQQKLATPFSLGAFVKTLAISSIIVILSYILFFDQSNSFQPSNLLTTFKQSFPAVTAPPGSHPPTNLSHIVIGIVGSMNTWQQKKAYVEAWWRPNVTRGYLFLDRAPIKQFLPWPSSFPPFRVNENITGFKVYPKIVSPVQVRIVRTILEMFRESDKDVRWYVMADDDTVLVVDNLVEVLAKYDHTKYHYIGTSSECVRSNSDFSFDMAFRGAGYALSYPLVAALATKLDECIERYPYLGFSDLMLHECLTDLGVALTQEKGFHQIDLHGDISGLLSSHPQSPFLSLHHLDTIDPIFPSMNRSESINHLMKAVTVDPSRLLQQTICYHRPSNWSVSISWGYSAHIYENIIPRSSLQRPIETFWPWQRSARVPFYMFNTRRRSKDPCQAPHVFYFDSIEVYSSPEIRLEMGGKECCDIVHAAGMNNTRVVYRACMEGQVGEKENLELSDPETALLCVNFED